In Candidatus Flexicrinis proximus, the sequence CAACGATGACCGCTTGAAGTGGGATGTTCTCCATATCGCGCATCATTGTAGTTATACGGGTTTGTCAGATGGGAAGGGTGAAGAAGTAACCGAACCCGTTTACGAGGTCGAGTATCTCTTTGACCAAGGCAATACGCGCGCGATATTGATTTCACCCAGCCAAAAGATACCTGCTGTGGACACAGATCAACCGCCACACAGGCAAGCGGCAGCTTTTTATAGGCGTGTTGCAACGCAAAAAGAAGGGCAGTTCATCGTAACGATGAATTGGCCTTTTGGTGCAGAACGACCGATACCAGTTGTGATTGAAACATCCGAAAACGGATTTACGCTTAAGAAGAGCACAACGACTGGAAGTGCTGCGATCACAAGCAGTTCATCGCCGCGCTTTGGTAAAATAGCCATGACCGACATTTACCAATATGGTGAGCTATGCGATCAGGCAGACCCTGTTCCGCCGCTCGTTCAGCGTTATTTGGAAGCTATTCGCCGTAACCCATTTACTGAGACTATAGGCTTATTTAAGCTTGACGAGAGCTTTCTTCTTGATGTTGAGTTTAGCGTTGAGACGCCTCAATTTCCCCCTGTGCAGATTTTTGATCTTGAGCGTATTGGAATAAAGATCTACCGGGAAATAAGTAGGCCTGTGGAGGTTTATGCCTTACGTAAAGAATTCCCACACATTACATCAAAATCTGACGCCACCGAATACCCCGCGACAGCTTTGTCTATTCGAAGAAGACCCCTATGAGGCAATGCACCGTCATACACCGAGTGGATTGCTAGATAAGATTGCGAATTGGCTTCAGCGTGCAGCAATTCAAAGTCTTCATGTCGATGGTCAGCCACTAGAGCCGTTACTTTTATCACAGTCAAGACTATTGGTTGATGTTGAGCTGCTTGATGCTTCACAGGCCGATCAAACTTGGCAGGTAGAGCTTGTTTCTGAAACTCCCCTTATTTTATACGCCAGGAAAGCTAACTTGGCTCCGGAAATGAAGCGGCCGCTTCATATCAAATTTTGCTGGTAACCGCTCTTACTTGGCATTCCCGAGTAATTGAATATCAACCCAACAGTCTTCAAGAATTATGCGCCTTGTTTTCCAAGCTGGATTTTGACTTGGTTGAAGCAATAAGGACGTACATAACGCAATCAAAGAGTAGCGACCGCTGGCCCATTATTGGCCCATGCAAGTTGATTTTGTTCCTCGTCCTGCCGAAGTCTCGCACGCCCGGCGGTACGGCTGAGGATTCAGAAGAATGGGCATTTCTAGTCGCAACTTCAGTACAAGATTTGGCTGAAAAACTTGGTATCTATCAAAGCACAGAGGGTCTCGGACTTGGCCGCCTACTTATTCCTGTTGAACCGTACGATCTGGACAAAGTAGAAACTTTTCCCCTGAAACCGACTTACAGACTCTTTCGTGAGCTGGCACAAGAGTTATCTGGAATAGAAGTCGGTCTTCAAAAGATCACTGTGATAGGCGC encodes:
- a CDS encoding ThiF family adenylyltransferase; translated protein: MFSKLDFDLVEAIRTYITQSKSSDRWPIIGPCKLILFLVLPKSRTPGGTAEDSEEWAFLVATSVQDLAEKLGIYQSTEGLGLGRLLIPVEPYDLDKVETFPLKPTYRLFRELAQELSGIEVGLQKITVIGAGALGSQVVLNLARQGIGQWTITDDDVLLPHNLARHALSPYFEGRKKAEAL